The following are encoded together in the Kribbella sp. CA-293567 genome:
- a CDS encoding xanthine dehydrogenase small subunit — MTTIKVNGQHAPLDGVPVHTTALDWLRDRGLTGAKEGCAEGECGACSVLVARPGIESATDWVAVNACLLPVASLDGQEIVTAEGLGKSTELHPVQREMAVRGGSQCGFCTPGFVCSMAAEYYRPDRTAPAGQRADVPTSGSGTGTGTGTGTCDTGAGIGISTGEHDHEHGPNGFDLHALSGNLCRCTGYRPIRDAAYALGEPAEDDALANRRSTPPPPPAATHLVVNGNEFLRPARLTDVLHVLAERPEARIVAGSTDTGVEVNLRGARPPLVVAVDRLPELREFEVGTDEIRLGAALTLTELERLLAGRVPLLAQLFPQFASRLIRNGATIGGNLGTGSPIGDTPPALVALGASLVLTSARGERTVPLADYFTGYRQTVKAPDELIRAILLPLPLAPLTAFHKIAKRRFDDISSVAIGYCVEVTDGVVRQARIGLGGVAATPLRARATEDTLTGRPWTEETVREASAVLAAEGTPLDDHRASASYRSAMLGQSLLRFYAQHLAAEGVSA; from the coding sequence ATGACGACGATCAAGGTGAACGGCCAGCACGCCCCCCTCGACGGCGTACCCGTCCACACCACCGCACTGGACTGGCTGCGGGACCGCGGGCTGACCGGCGCGAAGGAGGGCTGCGCCGAAGGCGAGTGCGGCGCCTGCTCCGTCCTCGTCGCCCGCCCCGGTATCGAGAGCGCGACCGACTGGGTTGCCGTGAACGCGTGTCTCCTGCCGGTGGCCTCCCTCGACGGGCAGGAGATCGTCACCGCGGAGGGGTTGGGCAAGAGCACCGAGCTGCATCCGGTGCAGCGGGAGATGGCGGTTCGGGGCGGATCCCAGTGTGGCTTCTGTACTCCGGGCTTCGTCTGCAGCATGGCCGCCGAGTACTACCGTCCCGATCGTACTGCGCCGGCCGGCCAGCGAGCCGACGTGCCCACCAGCGGCAGCGGCACCGGCACCGGCACCGGCACCGGCACCTGCGACACCGGCGCTGGCATCGGCATCAGCACTGGCGAGCACGACCACGAGCACGGACCCAACGGCTTCGACCTGCACGCGCTCAGCGGCAACCTCTGCCGCTGCACCGGCTACCGTCCGATCCGGGACGCCGCCTACGCCCTGGGCGAACCGGCCGAGGACGACGCCCTGGCGAACCGCCGATCCACCCCGCCACCGCCCCCGGCGGCCACCCATCTGGTTGTCAATGGCAACGAGTTTCTCCGGCCGGCGCGGCTGACCGACGTACTCCACGTGCTGGCCGAGCGACCCGAGGCGCGCATCGTGGCCGGCTCGACCGACACCGGCGTCGAGGTCAACCTCCGCGGCGCCCGTCCGCCGCTGGTCGTCGCCGTCGACCGGCTTCCCGAGCTGCGGGAGTTCGAGGTCGGGACCGACGAGATCCGTCTCGGCGCCGCACTGACGCTGACCGAACTCGAGCGGCTGCTCGCCGGCCGGGTGCCGCTGCTCGCCCAACTGTTCCCGCAGTTCGCCTCCCGGCTGATCCGCAACGGCGCGACCATCGGCGGCAACCTCGGCACCGGCTCCCCGATCGGCGACACGCCCCCCGCGCTGGTGGCGCTCGGCGCCTCGCTCGTCCTGACGTCGGCTCGCGGCGAACGAACCGTGCCGCTTGCCGACTACTTCACCGGCTACCGGCAGACGGTGAAGGCACCGGACGAGCTGATCCGCGCCATCCTGCTGCCGTTGCCGTTGGCGCCGCTGACCGCCTTCCACAAGATCGCGAAGCGGCGGTTCGACGACATCTCCAGCGTCGCGATCGGCTACTGCGTCGAGGTGACCGACGGTGTCGTGCGGCAGGCACGGATCGGGCTCGGCGGCGTCGCCGCCACTCCCCTGCGCGCCCGGGCGACCGAAGACACGCTGACCGGCCGGCCGTGGACCGAGGAGACCGTCCGCGAGGCGTCCGCCGTACTGGCGGCCGAAGGAACTCCACTCGACGACCACCGCGCGAGCGCGTCGTACCGGTCGGCGATGCTCGGCCAGTCGCTGCTCCGCTTCTATGCCCAACACCTCGCCGCAGAAGGGGTCAGCGCATGA
- the xdhB gene encoding xanthine dehydrogenase molybdopterin binding subunit: MSHLSQRPEHGFVGLPLPHESAALHVTGEALYTDDLVARTHGILHAWPVQSPHAHARVVALRVKPAYDVPGVVRVLTAEDVPGVNDAGVKHDEPLFPAEAMFHGHAICWVLGESLEAARLGAAAVEVEYEELPSLVTVREAIASGNFQGTGRHLASGDVDAALAAAPHVFQGEFEFAGQEHFYLETHSALALVDEGGQIFVQSSTQHPSETQEIVAHVLGVASHAVTVQCLRMGGGFGGKEMQPHGFAAIAALGATLTGRPVRLRLNRTQDLTMSGKRHGFHSQWRVGFDDDGHLVALDATLTADGGWSLDLSEPVLARAMCHIDNGYLIPNVRVDGRIAQTNKTSQTAFRGFGGPQGMLVIEELLGRCAPLLGYDAMELRRRNLYQARDSTPYGMPVRHAERLEACWSGVLSAGDIARRKVEIEQFNTTHQHTKRALAMTPVKFGISFNLTAFNQAGALVHVYKDGSVLINHGGTEMGQGLHTKMLQVAATTLGVPLARVRLAPTRTDKVPNTSATAASSGADLNGAAIKNACEQIRERLEQVAGGKLGISPHDVRFVNGAVHGLTFDGAGLTWEEVVSAAYLQRVQLWAAGFYRTEGLHWDANAMRGEPFKYFAYGVAAAEVEVDGFSGAYTLRRVDIVHDVGDSLSPLIDIGQIEGGFVQGAGWLTLEDLRWDESDGANRGRLATQAASTYKLPSFSEMPEIFNVTLLEKAHEDGAVYGSKAVGEPPLMLAFSVREALRQAAAAFGPAGTSVDLACPATPEAVYWALEGARAAHLSAAQLSGV; this comes from the coding sequence ATGAGCCACTTGTCGCAACGACCTGAGCACGGCTTCGTCGGTCTGCCGTTGCCGCACGAGAGCGCGGCGCTGCATGTGACCGGCGAGGCGCTCTACACCGACGACCTCGTCGCCCGGACGCACGGCATCCTGCACGCCTGGCCGGTGCAGTCGCCGCACGCTCACGCGCGCGTCGTGGCACTCCGGGTGAAGCCGGCGTACGACGTACCGGGGGTGGTCCGGGTGCTGACCGCCGAGGACGTACCGGGGGTGAACGACGCCGGGGTCAAGCACGACGAGCCGTTGTTCCCGGCCGAGGCGATGTTCCACGGGCATGCGATCTGCTGGGTGCTCGGGGAGTCGCTGGAGGCGGCCCGGCTCGGCGCCGCCGCAGTGGAGGTCGAGTACGAGGAACTGCCTTCGCTGGTGACGGTCCGCGAAGCGATTGCCTCAGGCAACTTCCAGGGCACCGGGCGGCACCTGGCCAGCGGCGACGTCGACGCGGCGCTGGCCGCGGCGCCGCACGTCTTCCAGGGCGAGTTCGAGTTCGCCGGGCAGGAGCACTTCTATCTGGAGACCCACTCGGCGCTGGCGCTGGTCGACGAAGGCGGTCAGATCTTCGTCCAGAGCAGCACCCAGCATCCGTCCGAGACGCAGGAGATCGTCGCTCACGTGCTCGGCGTCGCCAGTCACGCGGTGACGGTCCAGTGCCTGCGGATGGGCGGCGGGTTCGGCGGCAAGGAGATGCAGCCGCACGGGTTCGCCGCGATCGCCGCACTCGGCGCGACGTTGACCGGGCGGCCGGTGCGGCTGCGGCTCAATCGCACCCAGGACCTGACGATGTCGGGCAAGCGGCACGGCTTCCACAGCCAGTGGCGGGTGGGCTTCGACGACGACGGGCACCTGGTCGCCCTCGACGCCACTCTGACCGCCGACGGCGGCTGGAGCCTGGACCTGTCCGAGCCCGTACTGGCCAGGGCGATGTGTCACATCGACAACGGCTACCTGATCCCGAACGTCCGCGTCGACGGGCGGATCGCGCAGACGAACAAGACGTCCCAGACCGCCTTCCGCGGCTTCGGCGGACCGCAGGGCATGCTCGTGATCGAGGAGCTGCTCGGGCGGTGCGCGCCGCTGCTCGGCTACGACGCGATGGAGCTGCGGCGGCGCAATCTCTACCAGGCGCGTGACAGTACGCCGTACGGGATGCCGGTGCGTCACGCCGAGCGGCTGGAGGCCTGCTGGAGCGGGGTGCTCTCGGCCGGTGACATCGCGCGGCGGAAGGTGGAGATCGAGCAGTTCAACACGACCCACCAGCACACGAAGCGTGCGCTGGCGATGACGCCGGTGAAGTTCGGCATCTCGTTCAACCTGACCGCCTTCAACCAGGCCGGGGCGCTGGTGCACGTCTACAAGGACGGCTCGGTGCTGATCAACCACGGTGGTACCGAGATGGGTCAGGGACTGCACACCAAGATGCTGCAGGTCGCGGCCACGACGCTGGGGGTGCCGCTGGCCCGGGTGCGGCTGGCGCCGACGCGGACCGACAAGGTGCCCAACACGTCGGCCACCGCGGCCAGCTCAGGGGCCGACCTGAACGGAGCCGCGATCAAGAACGCCTGCGAGCAGATCCGCGAGCGGCTCGAACAAGTTGCCGGAGGCAAGCTCGGGATCAGCCCGCACGACGTGCGGTTCGTGAACGGCGCCGTCCACGGCCTGACCTTCGACGGCGCCGGCCTCACCTGGGAGGAGGTCGTCAGCGCCGCCTACCTCCAGCGGGTCCAGCTGTGGGCGGCCGGCTTCTACCGGACCGAGGGTCTGCACTGGGACGCCAACGCGATGCGCGGCGAGCCGTTCAAGTACTTCGCGTACGGCGTCGCGGCGGCCGAGGTCGAGGTCGACGGCTTCAGCGGCGCCTACACGCTGCGCCGGGTCGACATCGTGCACGACGTCGGCGACAGCCTCAGCCCGCTGATCGACATCGGTCAGATCGAGGGCGGCTTCGTCCAGGGCGCCGGCTGGCTGACCCTGGAGGATCTGCGCTGGGACGAGAGCGACGGCGCGAACCGGGGCCGGCTGGCGACGCAGGCGGCCAGCACGTACAAGCTGCCGAGCTTCTCCGAGATGCCTGAGATCTTCAACGTCACGCTGCTGGAGAAGGCGCACGAGGACGGTGCCGTCTACGGCTCGAAGGCGGTCGGGGAGCCACCGCTGA
- a CDS encoding 2-hydroxy-3-oxopropionate reductase: MTNIAFIGLGIMGNPMAVHLANAGHAVAGFDRSPERYEALVQAGGRGAISLADAVKGADVVCVMVPDSPDVQQVLNGDDGVFQLAETGTLIIDFSSIRPDVTQQLAEQARAVGFRLLDAPVSGGEAGAKNAALSIMVGGEADDFAIAKPLFDAVGKTVVHVGPSGSGQTVKAANQLIVAANIQAVAEALIFLEAYGVDTEAALEVLGGGLAGSAVLNQKKANMLTRSFQPGFRIDLHHKDMGIVTAAAREAGVAVPLGALVAQLVASARANGDGGLDHSALLRGVERLSGKASV; the protein is encoded by the coding sequence ATGACGAACATCGCCTTCATCGGTCTCGGCATCATGGGCAACCCGATGGCCGTTCACCTCGCCAACGCCGGCCATGCCGTCGCCGGGTTCGATCGCAGTCCGGAGCGCTACGAAGCGCTCGTGCAGGCCGGTGGCCGGGGCGCGATCTCGCTCGCCGACGCGGTCAAGGGCGCCGACGTGGTCTGCGTGATGGTGCCCGACTCACCGGACGTCCAGCAGGTGCTCAACGGTGACGACGGGGTCTTCCAGCTGGCCGAGACCGGCACGCTGATCATCGACTTCTCCAGCATCCGCCCCGACGTCACCCAGCAACTGGCCGAGCAGGCGCGGGCGGTCGGCTTCCGGCTGCTCGACGCTCCCGTCTCGGGCGGCGAGGCCGGCGCGAAGAACGCGGCCCTGTCGATCATGGTCGGTGGCGAGGCGGACGACTTCGCGATCGCCAAGCCGCTGTTCGACGCCGTCGGCAAGACGGTGGTGCACGTCGGGCCGAGCGGCTCGGGACAAACGGTCAAGGCGGCCAACCAGCTGATCGTGGCCGCCAACATCCAGGCGGTCGCCGAAGCGCTGATCTTCCTGGAGGCCTACGGGGTCGACACCGAGGCCGCGCTGGAGGTGCTCGGTGGTGGACTGGCCGGTTCGGCGGTGCTGAACCAGAAGAAGGCCAACATGCTGACGCGGTCGTTCCAGCCCGGTTTCCGGATCGACCTGCACCACAAGGACATGGGCATCGTCACCGCGGCGGCGCGCGAAGCGGGTGTCGCCGTACCGCTGGGTGCGCTGGTCGCTCAGCTGGTCGCCTCGGCGCGAGCCAACGGTGACGGCGGGCTCGACCACTCCGCGCTGCTGCGCGGCGTGGAGCGGCTGTCCGGAAAGGCGTCGGTCTGA
- the gcl gene encoding glyoxylate carboligase, which yields MARMRAVDAAVLILEKEGATQAFGLPGAAINPFYSAMREHGGIKHVLARHVEAASHMAEGYTRAAAGNIGICVGTSGPAGTDMITGLYAASADSVPILCITGQAPVAKLHKEDFQAVDIASIAKPVAKWAVTVMEAAQVPGTFQKAFQLMREGRPGPVLVDLPIDVQLAEIDFDIETYEPLPVLRPAATRAQAEKTLALLNAAERPLIVAGGGVINADAASSLVAFAELVGVPVVPTLMGWGAIPDDHPLTAGMVGLQTSHRYGNATLLASDFVLGIGNRWANRHTGSVSTYTEGRTIVHVDIEPTQIGRVLAPDYGIVSDARAALEVFAEVAAEWAAAGKLADRSEWVAQCQERKATLQRKTHFDVVPIKPQRVYEEMNRAFGPETRYVSTIGLSQIQAAQLLHVYRPRHWINAGQAGPLGWTVPAALGVAVADPGSTVVALSGDYDFQFLIEELAVGAQFNIPYIHVVVNNSYLGLIRQAQRGLEMDYCVQLSFENVNSPELNGYGVDHVKVAEGLGCKALRVTEPDEILPALEKAKTLLDEFRVPVVVEVILERVTNVSMGTEITAITEFEELAAGPEDAPTAVAPIS from the coding sequence ATGGCCCGGATGCGCGCGGTCGATGCCGCGGTCCTGATCCTGGAGAAGGAAGGTGCCACCCAGGCCTTCGGGCTGCCCGGCGCCGCGATCAACCCGTTCTACAGCGCGATGCGCGAACACGGCGGGATCAAGCACGTGCTGGCCCGTCACGTCGAGGCCGCCTCGCACATGGCCGAGGGCTACACCCGGGCGGCGGCGGGGAACATCGGCATCTGCGTCGGTACGTCGGGCCCGGCCGGCACCGACATGATCACCGGCCTGTACGCCGCGTCGGCCGACTCCGTCCCGATTCTCTGCATCACCGGGCAGGCGCCGGTGGCGAAGCTGCACAAGGAGGACTTCCAGGCGGTCGACATCGCGTCGATCGCCAAGCCGGTGGCCAAGTGGGCGGTCACCGTGATGGAGGCGGCGCAGGTGCCGGGAACCTTCCAGAAGGCTTTTCAGCTGATGCGGGAGGGGCGGCCCGGTCCGGTGCTGGTCGACCTGCCGATCGACGTCCAGCTGGCCGAGATCGACTTCGACATCGAGACCTACGAGCCGCTCCCCGTACTGCGCCCCGCCGCGACCCGCGCGCAGGCGGAGAAGACGCTGGCCCTCCTGAACGCCGCCGAGCGGCCGCTGATCGTCGCCGGTGGTGGGGTGATCAACGCGGACGCGGCCTCCTCGCTGGTCGCCTTCGCCGAACTGGTCGGCGTGCCCGTCGTACCGACCCTGATGGGGTGGGGCGCGATCCCGGACGACCACCCGCTGACGGCCGGGATGGTCGGGTTGCAGACGTCGCACCGGTACGGGAACGCCACGCTGCTCGCCTCCGACTTCGTGCTGGGGATCGGGAACCGGTGGGCCAACCGTCACACCGGGTCGGTCTCGACCTACACCGAGGGCCGCACGATCGTGCACGTCGACATCGAGCCGACCCAGATCGGGCGGGTGCTGGCGCCGGACTACGGAATCGTGTCCGACGCGCGGGCGGCGCTGGAGGTCTTCGCCGAGGTGGCTGCCGAGTGGGCCGCCGCGGGGAAGCTGGCCGATCGCAGCGAGTGGGTCGCGCAGTGCCAGGAGCGGAAGGCGACCCTGCAGCGCAAGACGCACTTCGACGTCGTACCGATCAAACCGCAGCGGGTCTACGAGGAGATGAACCGGGCCTTCGGTCCGGAGACGCGGTACGTCTCCACGATCGGGTTGTCGCAGATCCAGGCGGCGCAGCTGCTGCACGTGTACCGGCCGCGGCACTGGATCAACGCCGGTCAGGCAGGCCCGCTGGGCTGGACGGTGCCCGCGGCGCTGGGCGTCGCGGTCGCCGATCCCGGCAGTACCGTCGTGGCGCTGTCCGGGGACTACGACTTCCAGTTCCTGATCGAGGAGCTGGCGGTCGGGGCGCAGTTCAACATCCCGTACATCCACGTGGTGGTGAACAACTCCTACCTCGGGCTGATCCGGCAGGCGCAGCGTGGGCTGGAGATGGACTACTGCGTGCAGTTGTCGTTCGAGAACGTCAACAGCCCGGAGCTCAACGGGTACGGCGTCGACCACGTGAAGGTGGCCGAAGGGCTCGGCTGCAAGGCACTGCGGGTGACCGAACCGGACGAGATCCTGCCGGCGCTGGAGAAGGCGAAGACCCTGCTCGACGAGTTCCGCGTGCCGGTGGTCGTCGAGGTGATCCTGGAACGCGTCACCAACGTGTCGATGGGCACCGAGATCACCGCGATCACGGAGTTCGAGGAGCTGGCCGCAGGGCCCGAGGACGCACCGACCGCGGTCGCGCCGATCAGCTGA
- a CDS encoding PucR family transcriptional regulator: MLLSELFEPPVLRLRLLHAARGAYDRPIGRLITTDLLEPGNYLNGGELVLTGLVWRRSAADSETFVASVSERGATTILAGAALLDGIPDDLIEACRRHQVTLVEVPTEVAFADVTEYVAAAGSADTGARLSASLVRQRQLLSAMASGRSLDELTARISTEIGHDCRVVTSTGRHVVPGPGPLDEDTLDAITRRFLTADRTPAVADASGTAYSLFPIGSGLGNRLTAWLLVVEGDHTQWSRAHVEAVQELCAIAALDRVRRDEGRLALRPLVADALALVESGGSQAEVATRLRQAGVHSDRPMAVAVAELRDDGPLEIALTILEDVALTVGPAVVATGRDGLLVALLPSSAELPALLRRAFGRISPGLAKARLTVGISGETTADALTGALEEARFAQRAALAGRGRVSVVTSDEVASHVLLLATVPDDVRRTYAHRVLGPVLEHDRRTRADLIATLDKFLAWSGSWSRTAEALHLHVNTVRYRIERIEQLTGRDLSRFEDRVDVFLALKSL, translated from the coding sequence GTGCTGCTTTCCGAGCTGTTCGAACCCCCGGTCCTGCGGCTCCGGTTGCTGCACGCCGCCCGCGGCGCCTACGACCGGCCGATCGGCCGGCTGATCACCACCGACCTGCTCGAACCGGGCAACTACCTCAACGGCGGCGAGCTGGTCCTGACCGGTCTGGTCTGGCGGCGCAGCGCGGCCGACAGCGAGACGTTCGTGGCCTCGGTGTCCGAGCGGGGAGCGACCACGATCCTGGCCGGTGCCGCCCTGCTCGACGGCATCCCCGACGACCTGATCGAGGCCTGCCGCCGGCACCAGGTGACGCTGGTCGAGGTGCCCACCGAGGTCGCCTTCGCCGACGTCACCGAGTACGTCGCGGCCGCCGGCTCGGCCGATACCGGCGCCCGGTTGTCCGCCAGTCTCGTCCGCCAGCGCCAGCTCCTCTCGGCGATGGCGTCCGGCCGGTCGCTCGACGAACTGACCGCCCGGATCTCCACCGAGATCGGCCACGACTGCCGGGTCGTCACGTCCACCGGACGGCACGTCGTACCGGGTCCGGGGCCGCTCGACGAGGACACGCTGGACGCGATCACGCGGCGGTTCCTGACCGCCGATCGCACCCCGGCCGTCGCCGACGCGAGCGGTACGGCGTACAGCCTGTTCCCGATCGGTTCCGGACTGGGCAACCGGCTGACCGCCTGGCTGCTGGTCGTCGAAGGCGACCACACCCAGTGGTCCCGTGCCCATGTCGAAGCCGTGCAGGAGCTGTGTGCCATCGCCGCTCTCGACCGGGTACGCCGGGACGAGGGCCGTCTCGCGCTGCGGCCGTTGGTCGCGGACGCGCTGGCTCTGGTCGAGTCCGGCGGCTCCCAGGCCGAGGTCGCCACGCGCCTGCGGCAGGCCGGTGTGCACTCCGACCGCCCGATGGCCGTGGCCGTGGCAGAGCTGCGGGACGACGGTCCGCTGGAGATCGCGCTGACGATCCTCGAGGACGTGGCGCTCACCGTCGGCCCGGCTGTCGTCGCAACCGGCCGGGACGGGCTACTGGTCGCTCTGCTGCCGTCGTCCGCCGAACTGCCGGCCCTTCTCCGCAGGGCTTTCGGACGCATCTCCCCCGGCCTGGCCAAGGCTCGGCTCACGGTCGGAATCAGCGGCGAGACCACTGCCGACGCGCTCACCGGAGCGCTCGAAGAAGCGCGATTCGCCCAGCGGGCCGCACTGGCCGGCCGAGGACGGGTCTCGGTGGTGACCTCGGACGAGGTCGCCTCCCATGTGCTGCTGCTGGCCACCGTCCCCGACGACGTCCGCCGCACCTACGCGCATCGGGTGCTCGGCCCGGTGCTGGAACACGATCGCCGGACCCGCGCCGACCTGATCGCCACCCTCGACAAGTTCCTCGCCTGGTCAGGTTCGTGGTCGCGCACCGCCGAGGCCCTGCACCTGCACGTCAACACCGTCCGGTACCGGATCGAACGCATCGAGCAACTGACCGGTCGCGATCTGTCGCGGTTCGAGGACCGGGTGGACGTGTTCCTCGCCCTCAAGTCGCTCTGA
- the uraD gene encoding 2-oxo-4-hydroxy-4-carboxy-5-ureidoimidazoline decarboxylase, translating into MKAKPSRATRHPVDEVLSPGRLAVYGTQHVLAFYAGAVIVPILLANSIGLTTEQLIHLINADLFTCGIASIIQSVGFWKVGVRLPLLQGVTFTAVSPMIAIGLAAGGGTNGLLVIYGAVLVAGLATFFIAPFFSRLIRFFPPVVTGSVITIIGLALLPVAAGDATGGAGPNSDPTSGKNLAYALGTLALIVLIQRVFKGFMATVAVLAGLVVGTLVAWAFGDAHFGAVGDAAWAGVTTPFYFGWPKFSLAAIISMVVVMLITAVETTGDVFATGEIVQKRITRDDIARALRADGLATTIGGVFNSFPYTCFAENVGLVRLTRVKSRWVVASAGVIMILLGLVPKAGAIVAGIPHPVLGGAALAMFATVAVVGFQTLAKVDFHDHRNVVIVATSVGLAMYVTAQPQVAQAVPGWAEIIFGSGITLGSLTAIGLNILFHHIGKDFGPAVAGQPKGAGLIRLDQVNKMSREEFVRTFGDLFQGPAWMVERAWEMRPFTDTHALRRSFQEALFSGSPEEQRELIGSYPQLGSQFVADGLGGEASLRDQATRGLTFLAEPDRDELAAITAAYKERFGFPLVISVRDAESFDRIVEQGRERLGNCENQEHAAALLEIAKIAGYRFDDFLSDANPIHSARTRWSSKP; encoded by the coding sequence ATGAAGGCAAAACCGAGCCGCGCCACCCGTCATCCCGTCGACGAGGTGCTGTCGCCTGGACGGCTCGCCGTGTACGGCACCCAGCACGTCCTGGCCTTCTACGCCGGTGCGGTGATCGTGCCGATCCTGCTGGCCAACTCGATCGGGTTGACCACCGAGCAACTGATCCACCTGATCAACGCCGACCTCTTCACCTGCGGGATCGCCTCGATCATCCAGTCGGTCGGCTTCTGGAAGGTCGGCGTCCGGCTGCCGCTGCTGCAGGGCGTGACCTTCACGGCGGTCTCGCCGATGATCGCGATCGGCCTGGCGGCCGGCGGCGGGACCAACGGCCTGCTGGTGATCTACGGCGCCGTCCTGGTGGCCGGTCTGGCCACCTTCTTCATCGCGCCGTTCTTCAGCCGGCTGATCCGGTTCTTCCCACCGGTCGTCACCGGCTCGGTGATCACGATCATCGGCCTGGCCCTGCTGCCGGTGGCCGCCGGGGACGCCACCGGTGGCGCCGGACCGAACTCGGACCCGACCAGCGGGAAGAACCTGGCCTACGCGCTCGGCACCCTCGCACTGATCGTGCTGATCCAGCGGGTCTTCAAGGGCTTCATGGCCACCGTCGCCGTACTGGCCGGGCTGGTCGTCGGCACCCTGGTCGCCTGGGCCTTCGGCGACGCGCACTTCGGCGCGGTCGGCGACGCGGCCTGGGCCGGTGTCACCACCCCGTTCTACTTCGGCTGGCCGAAGTTCTCGCTGGCCGCGATCATCTCGATGGTCGTCGTCATGCTGATCACGGCGGTGGAGACCACCGGGGACGTGTTCGCCACCGGTGAGATCGTGCAGAAGCGGATCACCCGCGACGACATCGCCCGGGCGCTGCGCGCCGACGGCCTGGCCACCACCATCGGCGGCGTCTTCAACTCCTTCCCCTACACGTGTTTCGCCGAGAACGTCGGCCTGGTCCGGCTGACCCGGGTGAAGAGCCGCTGGGTGGTCGCCTCCGCCGGCGTGATCATGATCCTGCTGGGGCTGGTCCCGAAGGCCGGCGCGATCGTCGCCGGCATCCCGCACCCGGTCCTCGGCGGCGCGGCGCTGGCCATGTTCGCCACCGTCGCCGTGGTCGGCTTCCAGACCCTGGCCAAGGTCGACTTCCACGACCACCGCAACGTCGTCATCGTCGCGACCAGCGTCGGCCTGGCGATGTACGTCACCGCCCAGCCGCAGGTGGCCCAGGCGGTGCCGGGCTGGGCCGAGATCATCTTCGGCAGCGGCATCACGCTCGGCAGCCTGACCGCGATCGGGCTCAACATCCTCTTCCACCACATCGGCAAGGACTTCGGGCCCGCGGTCGCGGGTCAGCCCAAGGGGGCCGGCCTGATCCGCCTCGACCAGGTCAACAAGATGAGCCGCGAGGAGTTCGTGCGCACCTTCGGCGACCTGTTCCAGGGCCCGGCCTGGATGGTCGAGCGGGCCTGGGAGATGCGGCCGTTCACCGACACCCACGCGCTGCGGCGGTCGTTCCAGGAGGCACTCTTCTCCGGTTCGCCCGAGGAGCAGCGGGAGCTGATCGGTTCCTACCCGCAGCTCGGTTCGCAGTTCGTCGCCGACGGCCTCGGCGGTGAGGCGTCGCTGCGGGACCAGGCGACCCGCGGCCTGACCTTCCTGGCCGAGCCCGACCGGGACGAACTGGCGGCGATCACGGCGGCGTACAAGGAGCGGTTCGGGTTCCCGCTGGTGATCTCGGTCCGGGACGCCGAGTCCTTCGACCGGATCGTCGAGCAGGGCCGCGAGCGGCTCGGCAACTGCGAGAACCAGGAGCACGCCGCGGCGTTGCTGGAGATCGCGAAGATCGCCGGCTACCGCTTCGACGACTTCCTGTCCGACGCGAACCCCATCCACAGTGCAAGGACCCGTTGGAGCAGCAAGCCATGA
- a CDS encoding hydroxypyruvate isomerase family protein — translation MSHALRPAVNCSILFTELPLLERPAAVREAGFEAVEFWWPFTAAVPSDHEADAFVSAVQDAGVQLAGLNFFAGDMPGGDRGLVSWPKRSDEFRDNIDATLGIGERLGCRAFNALYGNREDGHPAAEQDELAVGNLRLAAQAAARIDATVLLEPVSGAERYPLRTAADVLAVIDRVQAPNVGLLADLYHLAVNGDDVDRVIAEHTGRIAHVQIADAPGRNEPGTGTLPLDRQLTALENAGYSGWVGLEYKPSTSTTDSFGWLPRERRGLPTS, via the coding sequence ATGAGCCACGCGCTGCGCCCTGCGGTGAACTGCTCCATCCTTTTCACCGAGCTGCCGCTGCTGGAGCGTCCGGCGGCGGTCCGGGAGGCCGGTTTCGAGGCGGTCGAGTTCTGGTGGCCGTTCACCGCCGCGGTGCCGTCGGACCACGAGGCCGACGCGTTCGTGAGCGCCGTCCAGGACGCCGGGGTACAGCTGGCCGGGCTGAACTTCTTCGCCGGTGACATGCCGGGCGGCGACCGCGGACTGGTGTCCTGGCCGAAGCGGTCGGACGAGTTCCGGGACAACATCGACGCCACCCTCGGGATCGGTGAGCGGCTCGGCTGCCGGGCCTTCAACGCGCTCTACGGCAACCGGGAGGACGGTCACCCGGCGGCCGAGCAGGACGAGCTCGCGGTCGGCAATCTCCGGCTGGCGGCTCAGGCCGCGGCGCGGATCGACGCGACGGTGCTGCTGGAGCCGGTCAGCGGGGCTGAGCGCTACCCGCTCCGTACCGCTGCCGACGTGCTGGCGGTCATCGACCGGGTGCAGGCGCCGAATGTCGGGCTGCTCGCCGACCTCTACCACCTGGCGGTCAACGGTGACGACGTCGACCGGGTGATCGCCGAGCACACCGGCCGGATCGCTCACGTGCAGATCGCCGACGCGCCGGGCCGCAACGAGCCCGGTACCGGCACGCTCCCGCTCGACCGGCAGCTGACCGCCCTCGAGAACGCGGGCTACAGCGGCTGGGTCGGCCTGGAGTACAAGCCGTCCACTTCCACCACCGACAGCTTCGGCTGGCTGCCGCGCGAACGCCGCGGCCTGCCGACTTCCTAG